The following coding sequences are from one Coffea arabica cultivar ET-39 unplaced genomic scaffold, Coffea Arabica ET-39 HiFi ptg000059l, whole genome shotgun sequence window:
- the LOC113704562 gene encoding putative late blight resistance protein homolog R1A-3: MEIAIDPCSFDNTLRFLESVEINWDLEAPVKVQVHTLKLKARFLKAFFTCTGKWYINNNGLKAILRQVEDVVLSADQELQPLSLNLIPDNLVCSISSALEKLDPIKPLIQEVYALVAQSTRSISSTTDAVVGLIDTTLGYLKDLLKYKAQSIANLKKETEALEENLRYLGYLLRVTKKYLPREHDDRLRDVLIHSEAAADSTACLMYLCLDNNKMDERMLNEVKLQLSYLQHRIEVILPDVRKVYLRAWKASSSLQKSDFSLNEILYLESLGKIKEILQVSVSVETCVMQRINALEDEFKILRDYLMDTSAQEYTDTHPKLKHLFLQIKHVMGRAACVIPSFIDNDVTEDTVRQLDLDARVLLEEFKVIKQEARDIYDSILPKSQRTKFPTTNELGFVDFVIQNAKQLLHSKDDFIALLWHQIEMVHDHILSMRGDFIEIAKHPREHQDLKDPWTRFKDVVYHIDYVVDSFLIKDQPLWYHKLGLFYAIEDIKIISREVSDIKDRTMNHVAALKFSSNVAGISSQANSGEFQVLSRSIYGAGNEANKPGDFVELFEDEAKKIMEQLTNGIMPLQILSVMGMPGIGKTTLVHSIFENPSVLLHFHVRARCCVTQVYQKRRLLLEVLQQVSKVSYKVLGMTDDRLALKLYQSLKGKRYLIFVDDLWDIWPWNDMKASFPDDNNGSRIVFTSRFHNITSQITTNSITIFLNPISDLSSWELLQVKLFKQESCPQELFGIGQQIAANCKGLPIAVDLIAGLLGTKDRKKESWKQIANGLNAHLLEDQNGQCMGMLELSYDNLPNHLKPCFLYFGTFCEDIEVPTSKLIRLWIAEGFVELQKDDKGSLEGAAQKYLNDLIARSLVIISKKGSRGGVKASRVHDLLRDFALAKAKEESFLLTTNGFEQLSSVGDSFYEPYRLSINSGSDYFPRSSLNPAHLAGITQIQLYFGLPLPACHVYQKHVAMGVNPCPRTRSMVYRGSILRKVSFSFDNFKLLRVLDIWAIDIDYCPNIFELVNLRFLSLNHYRRKSIPPEIGNLRNLETLMLGKNHNIDVPTTVWNLVKLKHLLIRGSYTLPPCSQEFLEKPFKLHSLQSLSTPDLAFGEDTEQILRGLCNLRKLSCRFLYSWDYTSNCIQFPNLDFLTQLESLKVAYRGKALHKVQSCKFSFPANVKKLTLSGFCLPWTEISSIGNLPNLQVLKLLDDAFEGTTWDMNEGEFRNLSFLKLERLQLLHWNAFEDHLPSLKTVVLVNCKKLVEIPPCLGDIPTLQSVELRGCSHSCRCSLGVIKERQIEMGNEELAVTLG; the protein is encoded by the coding sequence ATGGAGATTGCTATAGATCCTTGTAGCTTTGACAACACCTTAAGGTTTCTGGAGTCCGTTGAGATTAACTGGGATTTGGAAGCTCCAGTCAAGGTTCAAGTCCATACCCTCAAATTGAAAGCAAGATTTCTCAAAGCTTTTTTCACCTGCACAGGAAAGTGGTACATCAACAACAATGGCTTGAAAGCCATCCTAAGGCAAGTTGAAGATGTGGTCCTCAGTGCAGATCAAGAACTTCAACCTCTCTCGTTGAATTTGATACCAGATAACTTGGTTTGTTCAATCTCAAGTGCACTAGAAAAGCTTGATCCAATAAAGCCACTCATTCAAGAAGTTTATGCTTTGGTTGCGCAGTCAACAAGATCCATTAGCTCAACAACTGATGCTGTTGTGGGACTTATTGACACTACTTTAGGCTATCTGAAGGATCTGCTGAAATATAAAGCTCAATCAATTGCCAATCTGAAGAAGGAAACTGAAGCCCTTGAAGAGAATCTGAGGTATCTGGGATATTTACTAAGAGTAACTAAAAAATACTTGCCAAGGGAGCATGATGACAGGTTAAGGGATGTTCTGATTCATTCTGAAGCTGCAGCTGATAGCACGGCATGTCTTATGTACCTGTGCTTGGACAACAATAAGATGGATGAACGCATGCTGAATGAGGTGAAGCTTCAACTTTCTTATCTACAGCATAGGATTGAAGTTATTCTGCCAGATGTTAGAAAGGTGTATCTCAGAGCCTGGAAAGCTTCGAGTTCTCTACAAAAGAGTGATTTTTCATTGAATGAAATTCTTTATCTTGAATCTCTAGGCAAAATTAAGGAGATATTGCAGGTTAGTGTCAGTGTAGAAACTTGTGTGATGCAGCGGATCAATGCTCTCGAGGATGAGTTTAAAATTCTAAGGGATTATCTTATGGATACTTCAGCTCAAGAGTACACTGATACTCATCCAAAATTGAAGCATCTATTTCTGCAAATCAAACATGTTATGGGCAGGGCAGCATGTGTTATTCCCTCGTTCATTGACAATGATGTTACTGAGGACACTGTTAGACAACTGGACCTTGATGCTCGTGTTTTGCTTGAAGAGTTCAAGGTTATCAAGCAAGAAGCTAGAGATATCTATGACAGCATATTGCCAAAATCCCAGAGGACCAAGTTCCCCACAACAAACGAATTAGGCTTTGTGGATTTTGTGATTCAGAATGCGAAGCAGCTGCTACACTCTAAAGATGACTTCATTGCTCTATTGTGGCATCAAATTGAGATGGTTCATGATCACATATTGTCTATGAGGGGAGATTTTATTGAAATTGCTAAGCATCCAAGAGAACATCAAGATCTGAAAGATCCCTGGACACGTTTCAAAGATGTTGTGTACCATATAGATTATGTTGTCGATTCGTTCCTCATCAAAGATCAACCTCTTTGGTATCATAAGTTGGGGCTATTTTATGCCATTGAAGATATTAAGATTATAAGCAGAGAGGTCAGTGATATCAAAGACAGAACAATGAATCACGTTGCAGCCCTGAAATTTTCCTCCAATGTTGCCGGTATTTCTTCACAAGCTAATTCAGGAGAGTTTCAAGTATTGTCACGTTCCATTTATGGGGCCGGAAATGAAGCAAACAAGCCTGGTGATTTCGTGGAACTTTTTGAGGATGAAGCAAAAAAGATAATGGAGCAACTCACCAATGGTATAATGCCATTGCAGATTCTCTCAGTTATGGGGATGCCTGGAATAGGTAAGACAACACTAGTTCATTCAATATTTGAAAATCCTTCCGTTCTTCTGCACTTTCATGTCCGTGCAAGGTGTTGTGTAACTCAGGTCTATCAGAAGAGAAGATTGTTGCTTGAAGTTCTGCAGCAAGTTAGTAAAGTAAGTTACAAGGTACTTGGAATGACTGACGACAGGCTGGCTCTGAAATTATATCAAAGTCTAAAAGGCAAACGTTATCTTATATTTGTTGATGATTTGTGGGATATTTGGCCGTGGAATGATATGAAGGCTTCTTTCCCAGATGATAACAATGGGAGTAGAATTGTATTCACAAGTCGATTTCATAACATTACTTCACAAATCACAACCAATAGTATCACCATTTTTCTGAATCCAATATCAGATCTTAGTAGTTGGGAGCTCTTGCAAGTCAAGCTATTTAAACAAGAAAGTTGCCCCCAAGAACTTTTTGGAATTGGACAGCAAATTGCAGCAAATTGCAAAGGCCTACCAATTGCTGTGGATTTGATAGCTGGACTACTTGGGACAAAGGACAGAAAGAAGGAATCCTGGAAACAAATTGCAAATGGTTTGAATGCTCACCTTCTAGAAGACCAAAATGGTCAGTGCATGGGCATGCTAGAACTCAGTTATGACAACTTACCAAATCATTTGAAGCCATGCTTTCTTTATTTTGGAACATTTTGTGAGGATATAGAAGTCCCGACAAGTAAGTTGATACGGTTATGGATTGCAGAAGGATTTGTTGAACTGCAAAAGGATGATAAAGGAAGCTTAGAGGGTGCAGCTCAGAAGTATTTGAATGATCTAATTGCTAGGAGCTTAGTAATAATCTCCAAAAAAGGATCTCGAGGTGGAGTTAAAGCAAGCCGTGTTCATGATCTCTTGCGTGATTTTGCCTTGGCAAAAGCTAAAGAAGAGTCCTTTTTGCTAACAACCAACGGATTTGAACAATTATCTTCGGTTGGTGATTCATTTTATGAGCCATATCGTCTGTCCATCAATTCTGGATCGGACTATTTTCCCAGAAGTTCTTTGAATCCAGCACATTTGGCAGGAATAACTCAAATCCAGTTATATTTTGGACTCCCTCTCCCTGCCTGTCATGTGTACCAAAAGCATGTGGCCATGGGAGTAAATCCTTGTCCACGTACCCGCTCTATGGTATATCGTGGGAGTATATTACGCAAGGTTTCATTCAGCTTTGACAATTTCAAGCTCCTTAGAGTGTTAGATATTTGGGCCATCGATATCGACTATTGTCCTAACATATTTGAGTTGGTTAATCTAAGGTTCTTGTCACTCAACCACTACAGAAGAAAGAGCATCCCACCAGAAATTGGCAACCTCCGGAACCTGGAAACTCTTATGTTGGGGAAAAATCACAATATCGATGTACCAACGACTGTTTGGAACCTGGTGAAACTGAAGCATTTGCTGATAAGGGGCTCTTATACCTTGCCTCCTTGCAGTCAAGAATTTCTGGAGAAGCCCTTCAAGTTGCATAGCTTACAAAGCCTTTCCACGCCGGATTTAGCATTTGGAGAAGATACTGAACAGATCCTGAGAGGCCTGTGCAATCTTCGAAAGCTAAGTTGCAGGTTTTTGTATTCTTGGGATTACACTTCCAACTGCATCCAGTTCCCAAATTTGGACTTCCTCACCCAACTTGAATCATTGAAGGTGGCCTACAGGGGAAAGGCACTTCATAAGGTTCAATCTTGTAAGTTCAGCTTTCCTGCGAATGTTAAAAAATTGACATTGTCAGGTTTTTGCTTGCCCTGGACTGAAATTTCAAGCATTGGGAACCTACCCAATCTTCAAGTACTCAAATTGTTGGATGATGCATTCGAGGGGACAACATGGGACATGAAT
- the LOC113703147 gene encoding uncharacterized protein yields MEKSLQIRPRKRKQYYSLKTSSNPFMGRFTRSKSQVHFHQNRSGRTWTDTTSDKSIYHQKLLQISPLKKPKRVHYEIVENEAALDLSIKDLRARARRVFSPTTAVVEGENGTCRVGFDFGEENCNGSSKVLKNFGDLELGVKGLDPDLGSWAGFGVANQKEGRNENKESVNPGSRDPEPGTESHGPDSKEDEVDLSKITSPVKEKNGFNKVSNSGMILNSLSRRKVFKSPSSFSYRRLLPFLMDMAKDDSGTSRIEIVDKDFSCQVQNLSNVDYTVSSALMDTENAKTKDVGQHIDDNKLLEKRDIENVKNNLHVREQDPNDPNKKLLQTEENVSSFVEGIANENGLARGDKSIEDCVQTTPPDATILSEIHDHDDRANGEINNLKTGNHILGHPANGSMYSNQTFLHENLHRSPRRNNTMSMTKMILNPCSRSKIFKTSSSFSYRRLLPFLMDVANSSTNIDQSPNIRKMENDQHSPLLASSNKDAFLNKNEVDIFQEKEAKNDEPCCPIAVKVHSIDGSSDDVCPDLSTPFSCSCSSNGKSNPASSENISQCDMLNCLQVESSSTCTHGQLNNPRDLEVVLPTADFRVCDGETNCLTETSCSAIKDDSLPKGSLLEFSQHEQVDIGKNSLVKGLDNNNSKGANIRSLSLDQYSSGVGVFSFQGTDSSIKGILKRNPRGCRGLCNCLNCAAFRLHAKRAFEFSRNQMLDAEEVALGLIDELAELRNLLETSAVDGSKLGAFPFNKLLVREACQKALKTEQQAKQRLGQMIDDLNVHCRITPLQPPGVTFSRCIEEKSIPSRDLSARP; encoded by the exons ATGGAGAAATCATTGCAGATTCGTCCCCGAAAACGGAAGCAATACTACTCATTGAAAACGTCTTCAAACCCCTTCATGGGCAGATTCACTCGCAGCAAATCTCAagttcatttccaccaaaaccGCTCCGGCCGGACCTGGACCGATACTACCTCTGATAAGTCAATTTATCACCAGAAATTGCTGCAAATTTCTCCTCTCAAGAAACCCAAAAGGGTCCACTACGAGATAGTAGAAAATGAAGCTGCATTGGACTTGTCCATTAAGGATCTTCGGGCCCGGGCCCGAAGAGTGTTCTCACCCACTACTGCAGTTGTTGAAGGGGAGAACGGTACTTGTCGGGTGGGATTTGATTTTGGGGAAGAGAATTGTAATGGGTCCTCTAAAGTGTTGAAGAATTTTGGAGATCTTGAGTTGGGGGTAAAGGGTTTGGATCCAGATTTGGGCTCCTGGGCAGGCTTTGGTGTGGCTAACCAAAAGGAAGGGAGGAATGAGAATAAAGAAAGTGTTAATCCGGGTTCAAGGGATCCTGAACCGGGAACGGAAAGTCATGGGCCTGACAGTAAGGAGGATGAggtggatttgagcaagataaCCTCACCTGTCAAGGAGAAAAATGGGTTCAACAAAGTTTCTAACTCTGGAATG ATACTCAATTCCTTGTCTCGAAGGAAGGTTTTCAAGTCTCCAAGCTCTTTCAGCTATAGAAGATTGCTACCATTTCTAATGGACATGGCGAAGGATGATTCTG GTACTTCAAGAATTGAAATTGTTGACAAAGATTTTTCTTGCCAAGTTCAAAACCTGAGTAATGTAGATTATACTGTGTCATCAGCTCTGATGGATACTGAGAATGCTAAAACCAAGGATGTTGGTCAACATATTGATGATAATAAATTGTTGGAGAAAAGAGATATTGAGAATGTCAAAAACAACCTTCATGTAAGGGAGCAGGATCCGAATGATCCCAACAAGAAGTTGCTTCAAACTGAAGAAAATGTCAGCTCATTTGTAGAGGGGATTGCTAATGAAAATGGTTTAGCTAGAGGTGATAAATCGATCGAAGATTGTGTACAGACAACACCGCCTGATGCCACCATTTTGAGCGAGATTCATGATCATGATGATAGGGCAAATGGAGAAATTAACAATTTGAAGACTGGGAATCACATCCTTGGGCATCCAGCAAATGGAAGTATGTACAGCAATCAAACATTCTTGCATGAGAATTTGCATAGGAGTCCTAGAAGAAATAACACCATGTCAATGACTAAAATG ATTCTTAATCCATGTTCTCGGTCGAAAATATTCAAAACTTCAAGCTCCTTCAGCTACAGAAGATTATTGCCCTTTCTGATGGATGTTGCCAACA GTTCTACCAACATTGATCAATCTCCTAATATACGGAAGATGGAGAATGATCAGCATTCACCACTATTGGCTTCTTCAAATAAGGATGCCTTCTTGAATAAGAATGAAGTTGACATATTCCAGGAGAAAGAAGCTAAAAATGATGAACCATGTTGTCCAATTGCTGTCAAGGTCCATTCCATTGATGGTTCATCTGATGACGTCTGCCCAGATTTGTCAACTCCCTTCTCCTGTTCCTGCAGTTCTAATGGGAAGTCTAACCCTGCATCTTCTGAGAATATCTCTCAATGTGATATGCTGAATTGTTTGCAGGTGGAAAGTTCTTCAACTTGTACACATGGTCAATTGAATAATCCCAGAGATTTGGAAGTAGTACTCCCTACAGCTGATTTCAGAGTTTGTGATGGTGAAACTAACTGTTTAACAGAGACATCATGCTCCGCCATTAAGGATGACTCTTTGCCTAAAGGATCCCTACTGGAGTTCTCGCAGCATGAACAAGTTGATATTGGAAAAAACAGCCTGGTTAAGGGCCTGGATAATAACAACAGTAAAGGTGCCAATATCAGATCTCTCTCTTTGGACCAATACTCATCAGGAGTTGGAGTTTTTTCCTTTCAAGGAACTGATAGTTCTATAAAAGGAATATTAAAGAGAAATCCAAGAGGATGCAGAGGGCTGTGCAATTGTCTGAACTGTGCTGCCTTTCGCCTGCATGCCAAAAGAGCTTTTGAATTCTCAAGAAATCAAATGCTTGATGCTGAAGAAGTAGCTCTGGGTTTGATTGACGAATTAGCTGAGCTTCGAAATTTGTTGGAAACATCTGCAGTTGATGGCAGCAAACTTGGTGCCTTCCCCTTCAATAAG CTTCTGGTGAGAGAAGCGTGTCAAAAAGCATTGAAAACAGAGCAACAGGCCAAACAACGCCTTGGCCAAATGATTGATGATCTGAATGTGCATTGCAGAATCACA CCCCTGCAGCCCCCGGGGGTGACATTTTCCAGATGTATTGAAGAAAAGTCTATTCCAAGCAGGGACCTTTCAGCAAGACCCTAA